The nucleotide window ATGTGGTGTTACTCAAAGAATAAGTTCTAATTTGTGGTTTTGGTGaggattatgtaaattaaaaaaaaaaaaacttgtgcttttaaactaaaataaaaactggTATAGTTgttgactattcaaaatattctaaactgTGTCCCAATTAGCTGAActttacaaaatatgttatattaaaattatattatattattattaaataaacaaagcataaataatattatacgtaatccaaaattgttctatgatttcgtcaactccaaacgcaaGATTTCTAATTTTTCGTCCGCAATAAAATATAAGACGACTATGACCAGAGAGAATCACACAATTTCTAATACAATATGTTTGCTGAATTCTTTAACTCTAATTACTCTTTAAACTCTCCTTGAAATGTTCGTATCAGCATTAGTTATGTCCAATTTCTGTAATTATTGCACCTACCATTTCCGAGACAGACGTCAtatcagttaaattttttaaaagaaataagttaTTTGCGAATACTTCTGTTTCCCCTTCAGAAAGCTCTATACTGATATACTTATAAGAACCATTATAGTAGGTAAtcatcaatattttttcctattGCTTTGAAATAAAATAGCATGATATGGAACGAGCCAAAACGTATAAATAgtattgaaaaatgaaatttccTTTCGAGGTTTTCAGTGAGTTGCagttttaatgcaatttttgcAATTGTTCAATCAGTCTTTAGTTCTATATTGTGTTTATTTAACCCTTTAAGAATGTCAACCCTCTGTTCCATCGTCGCTAAAACCACTGGAATGACGATGAATTAAttgagataaaataataaatatattgttgtGGACTTCATTAAGGGGGTATTcaactctagaattttgaaaaattatatttttttcatatatttaaagtttagacccttaagaacatatcctccaaaggatttttaaaaattaaaattattttaagagctacagttactttagtgacgcagtacctagcccggtaggtaagtagactcacttttttaaacgcgtttttctcgaaactacttttttccacacggtaccggcattatctcaagttctgtACAACCGATTTAgtagaaattttgtgtgaaccttctttatataatcctttatctttatataatccttaatcctttgtttttaatacttaaaaaattcaggaatttcaaaaaaaaagcgtaaaaaatgatttttattttcaggcagtcaccatttttcaaaaaaaaaaatttcgtgttccctgaggtagggactataacagcatccttgctgattaagaatttcttttgattttttttcagaccaccaggagagtcaggatcaatgtcaccaggatgcgccatttttttttacacctgtctctccaccccctctaattatttaaatttttaatatttttttgtaaaattgtttttctgtattcttaagatatcaataaaaagaccataaaaaaatggatactaaaaatatttttggtttttttttaatcaaattcaaaaaaccgcccaaaatttgatttctagagtagaatacccccttaacaaACTCTTACGGCTTTGCGATTTGAAAGTAATAACATGAGAGTATTGCTTGTCAAGCCAAATTAAAAAGCTtatattttcggttaatggcgatttgtgggcgtggcagtggtccgattacgccttTTTACGAACTCGTAATGTTTTTGAAGTAAGAAGCCTgattaccaagtttcatcaagatatcaaAATTGTGCGGAcggacagtcaaccggatttcaacttttctcgtcatcctgatcatttttatatacataaacctAGATCTATctaaactataatactctgtagcaacaggttgcaagagtacaaaaatCACATTTGTTAAAGTACCTTTCagtttctttttttacaaaacgtCTGCCACAGTGTAAGAACTAACAAAACTGTCCGCTATTAATTTCGGACGTTGCATTCATTCTACTCTTTAATATGTCCAAGCtgttttgtttactttcgaaACTCTTCTAATTTACGTACCTGTATTGCCTTAGTGACGTCATGGCTTCCTTTTCTGGGCTGTCAATCTGCTGCCCTTTGAGTCTTATACTATTACTATCAGTTTatattaacaattatttttcagTGTATGGTTCGAAAAGCGTTTTCAACTATATTTATACTTTCCTTTGCAGTTTAATATGCTTTAGAAtaatgatttttagttttttaaaccatatttattaaataaacatacGTGATGCcactgaaaaaagttaaaacataCATGTGAATTTTCAGGTAGTTTAGTTACTCCCTGTTAACATAGCTAACTTCCtagttaattattaaaaactaaattgataattttataCTCCAAAATCAAAACActtgaaatttcggaattaACACTTAATTGTGTAGGACTAATGGATAATAGTTGAAGGTAAACTTGTGCGGGATACTATAACTGGATTTTGCTTTCGGGATGACTACGATTTAAAGTATTTGAAACTGTTGCTTAAATTTGTGACAAGAGATTAGAAGTGAAGCAAAATGAAATGGGAAGTTCATTGAAATCTGTAATCGTTGTATATAACAATTGGTACGTTCGTTATGAAATTATCACTTTTTAAATTGGTTAgtacttctccaacctgctgaatgccaccggggccgatggatttccGGCCGAAGTATTCAAATAtggcggcgaaaaactgataagaatCAGCTTCTCTGTAGAATATGGTGGCTGACGATtggaatatacataagtatgctcagcccaatccacaaaaagggagaacAAATAATCTGCTCCAACTACCATACATGACATATAAGGTTGTATCGAgagtactgtgtgaaagattaaagcccaccgtcaacaaactgaccagatattcaccatgtgagAGCAAGAAATATCTCCGGTCGTTAAAGAAATAGTCATcgtggctcccacgtcactgttgactgtcataacttcgaagtcgtagatgaTTTCTTCTAATAAcacttgtcaacaggtgctactttggactgagtaggcaattgagaagtaaagttagaacaaagaccaaagtctacaagtcactcatcatccccgtcctccTTTATGGTACAGGAACATGCAcgttgacaacatctgatgagtcgggaCCACAAGCTTTtgagagaaatgttctgcgaaggatttatggtcctttgcccATTCCCAAGGGCGATTACCGCAGTCAATGGAAAAattagctgtacgagatatatgactaCATGGACATAGTTCGGCGAATTaagagaaaagaaagaacgacctgcacgctgttgtaaacttagctataaccgtgtaagcggtgtctaagccAATAAAGTAGaatagtaaaaaagaagaaaaatttcgGTTTCAACGAAGCTAAaacacccttcacaaatacaaaatattccttacaagaactttgatCAATCAATTTGTTTGACAGCTATctgctatagtgactcgataAAACGATTTTTCGTATAattatctttttaaataaatacatttcctTACGAGTTCTGggttctgatcgttcagtttgcatgactAGTTACATACTATAGTGATCTagtctgaacaatttcttcacagCTCAGTTTTCAGAGCACGCATtggttccgatcgttcagttcgtGTGGTACCTGCATACTTtattggtccgatatcggcggttccgagaAAGGTTTCCTGagaagaaaaggacgtgtgcataAACTCTGATTGATATCTCCATACTTTGGGACAAGagagacggacatggctaaatcgactaagTTCATCATACTgatgatttatttataaatttttagggCCTTAGACGTTTCTGttgattattgatttttaaaagtattttaagtATCAGTACATAATCGTAATCATTATTGATTGATAAGCATGTTACAGTTATTGTTGTGATAATCAAtaattaaactattaaaaaaacaataacataattgtaaaaaaaatattaacaatttaccaagagaaaatatttaaactttaccCTTTTACGAAATCCCATGTAAGCTCCGACAAAAGTCAAGGGCACTGATACTCCGAACCAGAGGCCGAGCAAAGCAACAAGTGTACTGAATGGAACTGCGCCTGAACTACCTTCGTGCCAAAGGACTAAATTCATTACGAAAAAAAGCCCAAATACAATcctaataaatacataatattaaacaaTGATTAAGTTTAAAACAATCGACTTACCCAGGACATACAACAGAAGTAAGAATTACATTGCTTTTCCATTTAACTCCTCCaaaacttttgtaaattcgcGATGATACATATCCTGCCGGCGTGCCAAGGGAAACAAATAAAACCATCGAGCAAGTCATTAATGCTCCCCGATTTGCTGGAGAAAGAAATCCTAAGCAAGCAAATGCCAACGTAATTAAAGTCATGCAAGTTACTTGCACACCGGATCCGAGAAAAATTGACAAAAGCATGCCCTTCCTTGGTGGCCTAAATACATCACCATGTACTAATTTCCAACCAAATTCTTCTTGGGCATCTTCTCCACTATCCATTTGATTATAGCGTGCAATATCTTTATGTAATGTTCGTAGCATAATCATTGCCACCATTCCTGACAAAAATAGTACTATAATAAGAGAGTTGAGGATTGAGAACCATTGAATATTTGTGTGAGGCATTGATTCTAAAATGTAATCCCAGCGTGATGACCATTTAACTGAATTATCCATATTAAATTGGACGCTATATGTATAAGAAATTAACAGGTGCTCTCCTCGGATTGGCGAATTGCTTTTTAAAGCAAGTGGATCAGTATTATCACAGTCTATTTTTGAAGAGCTTATGTGATTAATCGAACGAGGTATAACTTTAACAGAAATAATACGGCCCCCATTTCCATGAAATCCAACGCCTTCTTCAGGTTGTCCGCTGTGGTACGTAATTCGCAAATCTAcatgattaaaaatataataaaatcctCGCCTATTATAATTTGGATTAACAAGACAGGCTTCATCGCTATCTGGCCGGACAAAACAACCCATTGGGAATCCTGTACTACAGTATTGTTTGTCGTTATCTAACGGATAACACCAAGTCACTGGCATATTATCAACAATCCAATGATGTTGATAATTTAGACTTATCCCTTTTTTAAGCAGCATGATGCGATGATCACTTTCTGGATTGTCACCAGTATAGTTTTTAGTACACacctgaaaaaaatatattagataatgagattatttatacatacctttttaagaaatatagcACATTATTAGTTATTGGTGCGCTTAAATGATACTATACTTAAAATGTAAGAACAGGGTAGGTTCGGGTGCAGCTACATAAATTTAGTCCAGCTGTTTTTAAGAATCCAAGGTGGAGAAATAATTTCAGATGCTGATAGAACTTAATAtctttttatatcaaaatatcaATTCAGGAACATGAATTTTGATACTCTCAAAAAAGcttaatatttcgaaaatgtttgtttacgCGCTCCTGATCGTTTTTCTTCAAGTGCCCGCGTGGTTCGGAACAATATACctataaaaactattcaaaaatgcatttgtaaaaATGCCCTTAGAAAACAGAAATGGATACATCGACCAGACCAATGTCAGGATATTTTCGTGATGATTTCCACATCAAAGTCTAACCTCGGTAAATTTGCCACCTTTGGATAACGTGCTTGAAGCTGCTGTAATGGTTTGGTGAAAAGACTTCCGTAAAAGCGAATATCtctgatatttaaaaaaatgtattttgcttagTTTGTAGGACTGTCCTAAATTACTACATCAAATATTAGTGCGGActatcaaccagtttgtttatagcacctgcttaagtcggtacacctcaatAGTGCGTTGATAtttatacttcttcttcttctttactggcgttaTAGCCGCGTTAACAACAACGCGACATTCGTTTCACCTCTTCGCAAGTTGGCGTTAGGTTTCAGGTCCTACTCTACCTggcccttccaacggagtggagctcttcctctgcttcccccggcgtgtactgcgtctaatactttcagagctggagtgttttcgtccattcggtcgacatgacctagccagcatagccggcgtcttttaattcgctgaactatgtcaatgtcgtcctaTATTTCATACatcttatcgttccatcgaatacgatattcgccgtggccaacgcgcaaaggcccataaatctttcgcaaaacttttctcttgaaaagTAGCAACGTCGACtaatcagatgatgtcattgtcgagaaaggactttacttttacTTAGTCCGAAGCAGCACCTGTTGTAAAGAGATATTAtgcgttcaccaccagacccatttgcttcgcggGGCGACATcgcagcataaaggcagctttgaaatcgacgaagaggtggtgagtgtcgattctcttttcgaGGGGCTTGTCCAAGAATTGGCGCATGTTGAATatttggtcagttgttgatttgccaggtctaaagccacactgataaggtttaatcagtttgttgacggtgggatttaatctttcacacaatacgctcgatagaaccttatacgcgatggcgcagattgtgcggtctccctttttgtggattgggcagagtacacttcaattccaatcgttggccatgctttcgtccgaccatattctacatcagtcactagatcattttgggagtatgctccggtcttgaaacctgctgtcagtcgccgcatcttttcgtagaattttcgagcattaccactGTCGGCTAATTTGTCAACCTCTTCATACTCACGGTCTCTctttttttctgtctgcaaaagCATCTCGTTTCCCgattcaactctcggtatctatctcatcCCGCATGTGTTgaggtcgattgtaacgttgcgaggtaggaaCAGTCTGTTTTCTTTCCATTGCGACACAGcagtcctcatcgtaccagctgttcttttgcattttccgaaaaccaatggtttcggttgcagctgtacgtaaggagcttgactgttggtaatttttcattgggggccGTTCCCTGTGGAGGGGATATTTCGCTCTCTCTCGAgagtccgtttgaatgatttttgtggatattttgggtatgaaacgcgcttttgctcgactcgtcccgataaatatgtttattttttaaaaagagcaCCGT belongs to Bactrocera dorsalis isolate Fly_Bdor chromosome 1, ASM2337382v1, whole genome shotgun sequence and includes:
- the LOC105226444 gene encoding transmembrane 9 superfamily member 2 gives rise to the protein MSAFCEIVWKYLIILLLLTAKIVWSFYLPGLAPVNYCVKSESSSSCKSEIVLYVNRLNTEESVIPYEYHHFDFCTGNEKNSPVENLGQVVFGERIRPGPYNIEFLREINCELVCTKNYTGDNPESDHRIMLLKKGISLNYQHHWIVDNMPVTWCYPLDNDKQYCSTGFPMGCFVRPDSDEACLVNPNYNRRGFYYIFNHVDLRITYHSGQPEEGVGFHGNGGRIISVKVIPRSINHISSSKIDCDNTDPLALKSNSPIRGEHLLISYTYSVQFNMDNSVKWSSRWDYILESMPHTNIQWFSILNSLIIVLFLSGMVAMIMLRTLHKDIARYNQMDSGEDAQEEFGWKLVHGDVFRPPRKGMLLSIFLGSGVQVTCMTLITLAFACLGFLSPANRGALMTCSMVLFVSLGTPAGYVSSRIYKSFGGVKWKSNVILTSVVCPGIVFGLFFVMNLVLWHEGSSGAVPFSTLVALLGLWFGVSVPLTFVGAYMGFRKRALEHPVRTNQIPRQIPDQSIYTQPIPGIIMGGVLPFGCIFIQLFFILSSIWSSQMYYMFGFLFLVFLILVITCSETTVLLCYFHLCAEDYHWWWRSFLTSGFTAAYLFFYCCHYFLTKLSIKDGASMFLYFGYTCIMVFLFFLLTGTIGFMACFFFIRKIYSVVKVD